CAGATGATTCAAGAAAGAATTGAGTGATGATCAAAATCCcagtcaaacagaaaaaaattggcaattGAGTCTCACTGCTTGTGGGGAAAATGCAATGTATTATACTGAAGTTGGGAGTTTTCCCATTGATTCTTGACTGTGTCTTGTTAAGCTACTTTTTCACCCAAACCAGtaatcattttaacatttttatcatcatgAATGTCTCAGGTTATTATCAAACTAACCTGTGACAATAAATGTCATCAGCTTTTTCAAATCAACTTCACTGGAAACCCACAATGTACAAGTTTCCTCTGCTTACTCTACATTTTCTTCCTGTCAGTCTTGAAATGTCTACACTGCTGCATGCCACCAATAACCTGGAGGCCACCCGGATCAAGATCTACAAGGACGTGATGTCCTCCCTGCTGGGCGGCCTGCGCTCCCGAGGCCAGGCCAGCGCTCAAGCCCAGCAGAGGCTCCTCAGTGTGCTCCACGGACAGATGCTGGGCATGGAGGGTCGGTTGAAGGAGGAACGAGGGGCTCGCATGGCTGCTCTGGCTGGCCGGTGTAACTTGGAGACTCGGGAAGAAATGGAAGCAGAGCACCGCAGAGAAGCGGCTGAAAAGGCCGAAGCTGAGCTGCTGTGTCAACATGCGGACCAACAAGTAATAAGTCTTTTTTTAGGGACTCCACGCTCATGTTTTTCCCTCTGGATCAAAAAAAACCTTGTTGGTTTGTTGCTTTTATTACATAGTATCACTAAACCTAATTTTGTGGTGTTACTAGGAGCTCCTCCACTGCAGTGTCCTCCTGGAGAAGCTGCACAAGCTTAGCCAGAGTCAGCTGCAGCGCATCCTGTTAGTTCGACATGAAGAAGCCTCAGCGAAGGTCCAGAGGCAGACCATCGAGTGGCGCCGGGTGGAGCTGCACAAGATTTTCTCTGAGGAATTAGAGGAGGCCACCAGGATGGGCGAGCTGGAGAAGAGTACAGCCAAGAGTCTTCAGCACGACTACTTTTCCTGTCAAGTGAGTGACGAAAATTCACTTTCAGCACATTCAAATTGACCATTTGAATGATGTAATTCTGTAtgtattatttcagttttagacCTGCAAAATTGACACCGGGAAATATGGTCAACAAAGCATGGAAAACGGCATTTGCCGTTCatatatttgctttattcttctCAGCTATCTGTATTTGTGGTAATCAGTACGAGAAGcaacagatgttaaaaaaaaacaaacatgacacgTCCTTCTCTTTTCTGTTCAGGATCAGCTAGAGGAGGTGCTAGACGTCGTCCTCGCAAATCAGCGCTATGTGCTCGCTGAACGCCACGCACAGAGGAAGTTCTTGGTGCATAGCCTTCACAGCCTCAACAGCCTGATTTCTGACAGCTTCTCCAGCACTTCTAACAATCTGGACAGCTGGTTCACTCACATCAGGAGGTAAGTGCCTTTGTAGTTACCAGTGATTACAATCTAGTTGTGCTATTACACTACACTGCACTGTAAACATGGTCAAGTTAACTTTTAGAGCAGTatgaatgtacatttttaaattttaatataagTGCTTCTATTTGTGAtctaaaatttaattaaaaaaaatatggatttgCTAAAAACACTGGCGCAAAATAAAGTGAACACACTTGcattaccaaaaaaagtacatattaatttttagaaataaaaggaCGTCTTGTTTTCCTCGTATTTGTACATTATATCGTCATTGTGTTTTCACCTGGCATGCTTTCATCTCTCCACCAGAGGGAGCCTTGTGCCTGCAGAGCAAATAGACCAGCTTCAGGAGAAGGCCCAGAAAGAGCTGGTGATGGTGAGGCAGAGACTGGATGAGGCACTGAGCCAAGAGAGGAGAGCCATGCGCTGTGGACTGATTAAGAAGAGGCGGGAGCTCATCTCTGACATGGTGAGGAGATCACgcatatttaggattttattcCAAGCGACTGCATCATATATCTGCTGTGGATTGATACCACAGAACCTGCTCATCTCATTCCCTGACTTATATAGCAACGTTAAACCTGCTTCCTGCCTTCTCCAGCTGCGGGTCCataaacagagacagaaggatCTGTCAGGTCTGTCCAAGGGTCTGGAGGGAAGGGGAGATATAGCTCAGCACCTGCACTGTTGGCAGAACTTACTGACGGCTCACAGTTTGGAGCTAGCAGAGCTCATCAACAACCTGGATGAGGAGGCTGCTGCTGACATCCGCAAGGTGCCATTTTAACCCTAAACAGGCACATTCATGACCAAATCATGGTTGATTTACTCCCTCCTGATCCTCTACCTGTTCCCTAGGTGACCATGCGTGTGATCCAGGGTGCCATAACAGAAGTCAAAGCCATCCAGCCTTCTGCGACCCAAGCCTTGCTAACACTCTTGCCTCCAGGAGCCCAACCCTCCCTGCTGCAGGTGGAACCAGAGGCAGGACCAGCCCAGGGGCAAGGGGCCGGCGCTCTCCTGCAGGGCCAAGAGAGGTTACACCAGGAAGGCAAGGCAGCATTACGCACCCTCAGCTGCACCAGAGAGGCTCTACGGGAGGCCATGGAGAGCGAGCTGCAGGAGCAGAGGGAGCTCAGGGCGCACTGCAGAGCTTTCTTCAAGTAAGTGATATAACAACAGCAGTCGCTTTATTTCAAGAGATTCAAATACAGGAAAGTTCTTAGAGTGTTTGTCCCCATTATTCATGGATCCTTTCAGAGAGGTAGATAGAggatcaagacaaaaaaaaaaatcagggatttttcaaaatgagctttttctgATGATATGAGACTATTTTACAGCTGATTTAGGCATCAGATGATGTAGGAAAATGTAGCAGATGCCAAACCACTCTCCTGTCAGAACTtctttggattaaaaaaatcatcagcaaACAATGATTACAATGCCCCAGATTATAACATTATCCCACTCTCAACACAGCCATGCAAAGTCTTATGGTTATTCATCTGACTGCCAGTCTTCCTTTTTACCTTCTGTCCCAGCTGTCTGTGTTCGTCCCAGCTGACTCTGTCTGAAGAAGACCGGCTTAAGATGAAACTAGAGTTTCAGAAGTGTCTGTCAGTGATGGACCGCTGCCTCGTGCTGCCGCACGCTGTCTCCAGAACCAAACTCCACACGGCTCTGGCAGCTTGGAGAAAGGAGAGCGAGCAACAGATGGTGAACACATTATCACACATAACTGTATTTAGTTGTTACAGTATGTTCTTTAAACCCGCGTGTGTGGGAGGAGAACATTTCTGCCTTTTGTAGCGGTAGTCTCAAATAGAATGCCACAATGGCGGACATGTAGCTTCCCTGCAAACCTTCTTTTGCtataatatgcatttttttagtttaaaaataatttgcctTTCCCAATAATCTGTAATAATAATCTATAATAATCTAATTTGAAAATGCAAGTAGAGCActtcaaaattataaaacaatgtACTCTATTATAAGCAATGTtttgtattaaaattaaaatatttgggATATGTGATAAAAGAAACGTGGGACAGCGATCTAAACCGTGAGTGTACGCCATCATGGTGATGGAAACAAGCAGAAATCCTTCATTCTCAACATCCACCACAGGTATTATGCATATTTGTCATATTGTTTCTGTGATTCTCTTGTAATTCTTCCATTTCTTTGGAAGGAAGTCTTCTCTCACTCTGTGTTAACTTTgttgatacatttttgttttaaatctccTCATGGTGCTATTCTAAAGGCCACATGTATTAAACTACAGCAGGACATAATggtgtatttaatgttttaaaatgagtaaGAAATGGAGAATGCCAAGCGCCAGTGCAAACCACACTGTGATCGACCTCAATCGTGTGGCCGCTGGATGAGTGCACATTGTTATTCAGAAATAATAAAGGGCTCCACAGAGTGGTTTCATTTCTAATCACATCATAACAGCATGCTGGGAGTGATTTCCCAACCAACCTTATGGATATTGTGGTTTTCACAGACAAATATGCAATCCAGGGGGAAAACCAGCGAGGCcagacacaaaacagacacatctgaTCTGCTGCTTTTTCAGAAAAGGCTCGAGGATAGGATCCAACTGTttgagagggagaaggagacgGAGAGCGGTGTCATGAACAAGGTAAAGTcgtgaaattatttttagtttaagtCACTTTGAAATACAGTAAGTTACTCAATAAAGGTATTAAGGCTGTATTAACCTAATATATAAAATCCTAAGCTTGCTCACTAGCAGAAGATACAGTTCTTGGAGCAAATGACTCTCTGAGTTTAAGTTCAGTATCTTAATTAAAGAACAAGGTGGTTTGAGTTGACACAAGGTGAATGAAACATCTGTCGTAATATTGGCAGGTGATGGAGGAGATgcgcagggagagagaggatgatCTGCGCTCTCAGGGCGACAGCCTGGCGATGCAGATGGCTTCCATCCATTACCAGAAGGCTGAGAGGAGGACCAAAGTGTTGGAGACCTCCAGAGCAATGCTCACTCTGCACAGTCTGCTCATTCAGcagctcagagagagaaagagcctGGAGAGACAAGACATGGCCCAGAGTATACAGAACCACTGCTCGGTAGGCCTGTATTGTAGCACTGTATGGTTGGAGGGCTGCTCATGGGCTTTGAGGCATATAATAAGGTTCAACTTAAGTCTAATTCTCAGGAAATTCTAATTTCCATTCTAATGTTTCCTCTGAGACTATTACTTTCTCATTAAACTTTGTAGTCTTTTATTAGAGTGTAATTTGACTCTCGCCACAGGGCCTTGAGGAAGCAGAACAACGGCTTCAGAAGGAGAGAGCGGAGCTGGAGGGCCTGAAAATGTCTCCGTCCAGAGTCGAGTCTAATCCAACACAGAGGGAGGACTCTgatgagggagaggaggaaagtgaggaggagagactgtttcagctgcagcaggatTGCAGGATGACGTCCATCCTCCAGGAGGCGCTCTACAAGAGCGATCAGGTCATGGTGCTGTTGGCTGAGAGGTGAGCTGTCGTGCCAGTGTTATCTCCAGAGTAATGAGGAATTTTGTGGATTGACATAGGCCATTAAATTTTACAGTGTTGAAACTCTCTGGTGTTTTTCAGGTTGCAGGAAATGACGGGCAGCAGTCAAACCATGGAAGATTTAAAAGAGCAAATGGAGCTCAGGAGACTTTATGCAAACTGTGACCAGGTCTGAATTTATGGAgagtttttttctccaatgttatatttaacacaaacatgggaaataaGGGAAAAATACAGGAACATCCTTACTTTTGTGTACATTCCATAGGAAGTAGAGGAAAAAACGCTTTAAGGTTGCTCTGTACGCTGCTCTTCTTCTCAGGATTTGGAGTTTGCATCTCGGCTGGTGAAGCAGAGTCAGGTGTCTGCTGAGGTTCTCCTGGAGGCCCTGCGACTCCTCCTCCCCACCCTGCCTGAGAGCGAGCTCCTCTCCATCACTGACGCCCTCTGCCCCAAACAGCACCCGGTTTCATCATCTGCAGAGCAGGAACACTCAGGGTAAGAATCAGGTCTACTGGCaaacattattgtaaataaGAGTTTTAAGCCCCTTTAATACACACAGTCTATCCCTGAAATGTTCAGAAATATTTTCTGCATATAGTCATGTGCGAATGAGAGCAAGGATCAATATTCTGGGAAATACCGCCAGGTTCCCTCCTAAAGACCAGGTAACGTCTCGGGAAAATGCCAGTACGGCAGCTCTGTGAAAGAAAGTAGTAACATTGCAAGTATAGAGTTACATCCATGATCTGTCCTGAGATGCTTTCATGTGGAGTAGGGCCAGCACAATTTTAGATTTTCACTACATTATTATTGTGGCCAAAAGAATTCACATAACAATATTGCAATATCTATAGaaattgaggggaaaaaaatgctatcagtaaacttttaatttaactttattctgCCTCTACTTTGGAAAATAGATTACACTCAAAATATGAGTAAATGGAAGTGGAGAGGGTGACAAAGCAAGAACAGAGGTATGATTTCACTGGGGCTTAGTTATTTACACAATATCATATGTGT
This DNA window, taken from Plectropomus leopardus isolate mb chromosome 2, YSFRI_Pleo_2.0, whole genome shotgun sequence, encodes the following:
- the LOC121961376 gene encoding limbin-like isoform X2, encoding MLQIHSTAKRITIWSLILNIHVLCVCPPPLCHRWCHDVTRREARRTGVLEQSGHQPCYNGGITSQAASWYTTLPPFLSEKQSLCSIRVLLHDPSVKSAEQGLLRMDEEPLSSSAPAGPWGHSFYVPLTYMSNILRLRNRRSTLTRYNPGLTLPQIQSVAPPSAFGVKFYKCAEVKLDTDPPQLIFFLLIHNMGPVGGTNLSQVAIRDSISGIVPLKSEGRVVERGYQTFAIDSLSAGSQVIVNYTAHIRSHKSEVLDLPAFLTFSNASQNDVSMFGPLTANLTLRVNSTDRIYPNHGVHFAGFVAGFFVTLVLLSLGFLAVNLIAPRTRLNLLQQRRNRGDSDPEYADCNMSETVKDEAAFEDKMVDTMVLEDPQNMYQALENLEMSTLLHATNNLEATRIKIYKDVMSSLLGGLRSRGQASAQAQQRLLSVLHGQMLGMEGRLKEERGARMAALAGRCNLETREEMEAEHRREAAEKAEAELLCQHADQQELLHCSVLLEKLHKLSQSQLQRILLVRHEEASAKVQRQTIEWRRVELHKIFSEELEEATRMGELEKSTAKSLQHDYFSCQDQLEEVLDVVLANQRYVLAERHAQRKFLVHSLHSLNSLISDSFSSTSNNLDSWFTHIRRGSLVPAEQIDQLQEKAQKELVMVRQRLDEALSQERRAMRCGLIKKRRELISDMLRVHKQRQKDLSGLSKGLEGRGDIAQHLHCWQNLLTAHSLELAELINNLDEEAAADIRKVTMRVIQGAITEVKAIQPSATQALLTLLPPGAQPSLLQVEPEAGPAQGQGAGALLQGQERLHQEGKAALRTLSCTREALREAMESELQEQRELRAHCRAFFNCLCSSQLTLSEEDRLKMKLEFQKCLSVMDRCLVLPHAVSRTKLHTALAAWRKESEQQMKRLEDRIQLFEREKETESGVMNKVMEEMRREREDDLRSQGDSLAMQMASIHYQKAERRTKVLETSRAMLTLHSLLIQQLRERKSLERQDMAQSIQNHCSGLEEAEQRLQKERAELEGLKMSPSRVESNPTQREDSDEGEEESEEERLFQLQQDCRMTSILQEALYKSDQVMVLLAERLQEMTGSSQTMEDLKEQMELRRLYANCDQDLEFASRLVKQSQVSAEVLLEALRLLLPTLPESELLSITDALCPKQHPVSSSAEQEHSGCAGGVNRLLPVKLREDVVHKNMPNMPSCTVERGRLQEKRQSLMEKLLPRSRLLAPRDVAPLLVGETGKEDSFTKAQQSIYKSTVAENTVTQQHSDTAKERVVDTVNETLHSTAEEPTVRGIPASGERLFVFRDPPETCDSVGVPKRKRKRNFLNLKKGSVAPTNSP
- the LOC121961376 gene encoding limbin-like isoform X1; translation: MLQIHSTAKRITIWSLILNIHVLCVCPPPLCHRWCHDVTRREARRTGVLEQSGHQPCYNGGITSQAASWYTTLPPFLSEKQSLCSIRVLLHDPSVKSAEQGLLRMDEEPLSSSAPAGPWGHSFYVPLTYMSNILRLRNRRSTLTRYNPGLTLPQIQSVAPPSAFGVKFYKCAEVKLDTDPPQLIFFLLIHNMGPVGGTNLSQVAIRDSISGIVPLKSEGRVVERGYQTFAIDSLSAGSQVIVNYTAHIRSHKSEVLDLPAFLTFSNASQNDVSMFGPLTANLTLRVNSTDRIYPNHGVHFAGFVAGFFVTLVLLSLGFLAVNLIAPRTRLNLLQQRRNRGDSDPEYADCNMSETVKDEAAFEDKMVDTMVLEDPQNMYQALENLEMSTLLHATNNLEATRIKIYKDVMSSLLGGLRSRGQASAQAQQRLLSVLHGQMLGMEGRLKEERGARMAALAGRCNLETREEMEAEHRREAAEKAEAELLCQHADQQELLHCSVLLEKLHKLSQSQLQRILLVRHEEASAKVQRQTIEWRRVELHKIFSEELEEATRMGELEKSTAKSLQHDYFSCQDQLEEVLDVVLANQRYVLAERHAQRKFLVHSLHSLNSLISDSFSSTSNNLDSWFTHIRRGSLVPAEQIDQLQEKAQKELVMVRQRLDEALSQERRAMRCGLIKKRRELISDMLRVHKQRQKDLSGLSKGLEGRGDIAQHLHCWQNLLTAHSLELAELINNLDEEAAADIRKVTMRVIQGAITEVKAIQPSATQALLTLLPPGAQPSLLQVEPEAGPAQGQGAGALLQGQERLHQEGKAALRTLSCTREALREAMESELQEQRELRAHCRAFFNCLCSSQLTLSEEDRLKMKLEFQKCLSVMDRCLVLPHAVSRTKLHTALAAWRKESEQQMTNMQSRGKTSEARHKTDTSDLLLFQKRLEDRIQLFEREKETESGVMNKVMEEMRREREDDLRSQGDSLAMQMASIHYQKAERRTKVLETSRAMLTLHSLLIQQLRERKSLERQDMAQSIQNHCSGLEEAEQRLQKERAELEGLKMSPSRVESNPTQREDSDEGEEESEEERLFQLQQDCRMTSILQEALYKSDQVMVLLAERLQEMTGSSQTMEDLKEQMELRRLYANCDQDLEFASRLVKQSQVSAEVLLEALRLLLPTLPESELLSITDALCPKQHPVSSSAEQEHSGCAGGVNRLLPVKLREDVVHKNMPNMPSCTVERGRLQEKRQSLMEKLLPRSRLLAPRDVAPLLVGETGKEDSFTKAQQSIYKSTVAENTVTQQHSDTAKERVVDTVNETLHSTAEEPTVRGIPASGERLFVFRDPPETCDSVGVPKRKRKRNFLNLKKGSVAPTNSP